The following are encoded in a window of Paenibacillaceae bacterium GAS479 genomic DNA:
- a CDS encoding 8-oxo-dGTP diphosphatase: MIEVAAAIIENELGQILIARRRKGKAQEGFWEFPGGKIESSETAEECLKRELLEEMNISIDPYEAFELNDHSYGETQIRLYAYRARLMHGDIVLVDHDECKWVYANELTEFEFAPADIAFVERLRREVIVVQT; encoded by the coding sequence ATGATTGAGGTGGCAGCAGCCATCATTGAGAATGAGCTAGGCCAGATTCTCATAGCAAGGCGCCGAAAAGGCAAGGCGCAGGAAGGGTTTTGGGAATTTCCCGGTGGGAAAATTGAGAGCAGCGAAACGGCAGAGGAATGCTTGAAAAGAGAGCTGCTGGAAGAAATGAATATAAGTATAGATCCATATGAAGCATTTGAATTGAATGATCATAGCTATGGGGAAACACAGATACGCTTATATGCTTATCGAGCGAGACTTATGCACGGGGATATTGTCTTGGTTGATCACGATGAGTGCAAATGGGTTTATGCAAATGAACTGACGGAGTTTGAATTTGCCCCGGCGGATATTGCGTTCGTGGAAAGACTGAGAAGAGAGGTCATAGTTGTTCAGACGTAG
- a CDS encoding Predicted house-cleaning noncanonical NTP pyrophosphatase, all-alpha NTP-PPase (MazG) superfamily — protein sequence MPTYNKLVRDLIPNIIQSTGKEFRTRILDEQEYTVELNRKLKEESEEYFAVKNSEEALEELADILEVIRALADAHGSNWDQLEALREKKAEERGGFRDRVYLIDVDD from the coding sequence ATGCCCACATACAACAAACTCGTTCGCGATCTGATTCCTAACATCATTCAATCCACGGGCAAAGAATTCCGTACCCGCATATTGGACGAACAAGAATATACCGTCGAACTGAATCGCAAGCTCAAAGAAGAATCAGAAGAATATTTTGCAGTTAAAAACTCGGAAGAAGCTCTGGAAGAGCTCGCAGATATACTTGAGGTTATCCGCGCTTTAGCGGATGCGCACGGCTCTAATTGGGATCAGCTTGAAGCTCTACGAGAGAAAAAGGCGGAGGAGCGCGGTGGCTTCCGGGATCGGGTGTATTTGATCGATGTCGACGACTAA
- a CDS encoding Superfamily II DNA or RNA helicase, producing MSTTKLNVKLITENLADDLITGMQNASGILIMTSFVMQSGVRLLAPHLKSAIQRGAEVKVLAGDYLFVTQPEGLQALRDIDPRLEARLWRSMGTSFHPKAYLFDYDNGEGLLIVGSSNFSMSAMRMGMEWNLAMNAKAEPYTFQIALEKFMHNFYHDSTLPLNEHTISLYEEEYRTCHRKNPELTRMITEMEEGEYHTETTEAPVLETAPNGDMAPIRPRYAQLEALDALEGTLEEEYDKAMVVMATGLGKTYLAGFFAQRFQRVLFIAHREEILLQAQRTFQRIMPERTFGLFNGMNKDGDADCVFASIYTLGMKKHRESFKPDHFDLVVVDEFHHAAAMSYQSLIHYFKPQFLLGITATPDRMDGKDVYALCDGNVAYQLHFIEAIRRGWLAPFHYYGVYDDTDYSAIRWLGTHYDDEQLTSAQLKTEMAEKIFDAWSRHKQTRSIGFCSSIRQADFLAEYFQDKGMRAASLHSRAIGITREDAISLLDKQELDILFTVDLFNEGVDIPSVDTLLFVRPTESLTVFTQQVGRGLRMSEQKSHCTIIDLIGNYRNADVKLRLFATEGDAKTKSRNSVIPTVPAHCELHLETAVVDLLDELSRKKLPHRDRLHSSFLDLKHELGRIPTYLELHLHGSSNSWEYRNEFGTYIGFLHWAECLTKEEAEIYYRYEAWLRDVEKTVMNKSYKMIVLLYMLERGPELWTAPVLAKETARFFHSYLMKSEYRKRRDFSDADSKKLWDYDETGVSRLVERMPMLKWGSAKGSMTRFEDGMFSLRFTPDPEHLSVLHRWTMEICLYRLHLHFERKQESAATEELL from the coding sequence ATGTCGACGACTAAGCTTAACGTTAAGCTGATTACGGAAAATCTAGCGGATGATTTGATTACCGGCATGCAGAATGCTTCCGGAATTCTTATTATGACTTCTTTCGTCATGCAGTCAGGAGTGCGCCTACTAGCTCCTCATTTGAAAAGTGCTATCCAGCGGGGAGCGGAGGTAAAGGTACTCGCCGGAGATTATCTGTTCGTGACACAGCCGGAAGGCTTGCAGGCTCTGAGGGATATCGACCCACGGCTGGAAGCACGATTATGGCGCAGCATGGGTACCTCTTTTCATCCGAAGGCTTATTTGTTCGATTATGATAACGGTGAAGGACTGCTTATTGTCGGCTCTTCCAACTTTTCGATGTCGGCTATGAGAATGGGCATGGAATGGAACCTAGCGATGAACGCCAAAGCCGAGCCCTACACGTTCCAAATTGCGTTGGAGAAGTTCATGCACAATTTCTACCATGACTCTACGCTGCCGTTGAATGAACACACAATTTCTCTCTATGAAGAGGAATACCGAACCTGCCATCGTAAAAATCCCGAGCTGACCCGCATGATTACGGAAATGGAAGAGGGAGAGTACCATACCGAAACCACGGAGGCTCCTGTCTTGGAAACGGCCCCTAATGGTGACATGGCTCCTATCCGGCCCCGGTATGCTCAGCTCGAAGCTTTAGATGCGTTGGAGGGAACGCTGGAAGAGGAATATGACAAAGCAATGGTCGTCATGGCGACCGGGCTCGGGAAAACATATCTAGCCGGATTTTTCGCCCAACGGTTTCAGCGGGTACTATTCATTGCTCATCGCGAGGAAATTCTTTTGCAAGCTCAGCGCACGTTTCAGCGAATTATGCCTGAGCGCACGTTTGGTCTGTTTAACGGAATGAATAAAGATGGAGACGCCGACTGCGTGTTTGCTTCGATTTACACCCTCGGGATGAAAAAGCATCGAGAATCGTTCAAGCCGGATCACTTCGATCTTGTCGTGGTGGATGAATTTCACCATGCAGCCGCAATGTCTTATCAGTCGCTCATTCACTATTTCAAACCGCAATTTCTGCTCGGCATTACGGCGACGCCGGACCGAATGGACGGCAAAGATGTGTATGCTCTATGCGATGGTAACGTAGCGTATCAGCTTCATTTTATCGAGGCGATTCGTCGTGGCTGGTTGGCTCCCTTTCACTATTATGGCGTATATGACGACACGGATTATTCCGCTATTCGCTGGTTAGGCACGCATTATGACGATGAACAGCTCACTTCCGCACAGTTGAAAACAGAGATGGCGGAGAAGATTTTCGATGCCTGGAGCCGACATAAACAAACGAGATCGATCGGCTTTTGCTCTTCGATTCGACAGGCGGATTTTTTGGCGGAGTATTTTCAGGATAAGGGAATGAGAGCAGCCAGTCTTCACTCCAGAGCGATCGGCATTACGAGAGAGGACGCAATAAGCCTCCTTGATAAGCAGGAGCTGGACATCCTGTTTACAGTTGATCTGTTCAACGAAGGCGTGGATATTCCGAGCGTAGATACGCTGCTATTTGTTCGCCCTACGGAGTCGTTGACGGTGTTCACGCAGCAGGTGGGCCGGGGATTGCGCATGTCAGAGCAAAAGTCCCACTGTACGATAATCGATTTGATCGGCAATTACCGGAATGCGGATGTGAAGCTTCGTTTGTTCGCAACCGAAGGAGACGCCAAGACGAAGTCCCGGAACTCGGTCATTCCTACAGTCCCCGCCCACTGTGAGCTACACTTGGAAACGGCGGTTGTTGATCTGCTCGATGAGTTAAGCCGCAAAAAGCTCCCGCATCGCGACCGGCTGCACAGCTCCTTCCTTGACCTTAAACATGAGCTCGGTCGGATTCCGACCTATCTGGAGCTACATCTTCACGGCAGCTCCAACAGCTGGGAATACCGGAACGAGTTCGGCACTTATATTGGTTTTCTTCATTGGGCGGAATGTTTAACGAAGGAAGAAGCGGAGATTTATTACCGGTATGAAGCATGGTTGCGCGATGTGGAGAAGACGGTCATGAACAAGAGTTATAAAATGATCGTGCTGCTCTATATGCTGGAGCGAGGCCCTGAGCTTTGGACGGCGCCCGTTTTGGCAAAGGAAACAGCCCGCTTTTTCCATAGCTACTTGATGAAATCGGAATACCGCAAAAGACGGGACTTCTCTGATGCCGACTCCAAAAAGCTATGGGATTACGATGAAACCGGAGTGAGCCGACTTGTCGAACGGATGCCGATGCTCAAGTGGGGCTCAGCTAAAGGAAGCATGACTCGCTTTGAGGACGGTATGTTCAGCCTCCGCTTCACTCCAGACCCCGAGCATCTCTCGGTGCTGCATCGCTGGACGATGGAGATTTGCCTTTATCGCCTACATCTCCATTTTGAACGTAAACAAGAGTCGGCTGCTACCGAGGAATTGCTCTAA
- a CDS encoding serine/threonine transporter, translated as MKALLLKWNQMSLVKRILVGIIAGVILALLLPKATVIGLFGSLFVSALKAVAPLLVLLIVMSAITKHQKGQKTNMKSILVLYGLSTFLAGLIAVIASFIFPVKLSLVTGSSELTPPDGIAEVLETLLFSIVDNPVSALMNGNYIGILAWAIVIGIALRSASNQTKDLLTHLSDAISQVVKWVIQFAPLGIMGLVFNSITTNGLSSLLDYGKLLLILIGCMLFMALVVNPLIVYANIRRNPYPLVFLCLKESGITAFFTRSSAANIPINMRLCEKLKLDSDTYAVSIPLGATINMAGAAVTISVLTLAAVHTLGIEVDFGTALLLSVISAISAAGASGVAGGSLLLIPLACSVFGIPNEIAIQVVGVGFIIGVLQDSFETALNSSSDVLFTATAEYAKDRKAGGDIAFEA; from the coding sequence ATGAAAGCACTATTACTAAAATGGAACCAAATGAGCCTGGTAAAACGAATTCTAGTGGGGATTATAGCCGGTGTTATTCTAGCTTTACTGCTTCCTAAGGCAACCGTAATCGGCCTTTTCGGATCCTTGTTTGTATCTGCCTTGAAAGCAGTTGCTCCCTTGCTTGTCCTGCTTATCGTAATGTCTGCCATCACCAAACATCAAAAGGGTCAAAAAACGAATATGAAGAGCATTCTTGTCCTTTATGGATTAAGTACGTTTCTGGCCGGACTGATCGCAGTTATAGCCAGCTTTATATTTCCGGTCAAATTGTCGCTCGTCACGGGTTCCTCAGAACTGACTCCCCCCGACGGGATTGCAGAAGTATTGGAGACGTTGCTGTTCAGCATCGTTGACAATCCAGTGAGCGCACTTATGAACGGCAACTATATCGGTATTCTCGCTTGGGCTATTGTGATTGGTATCGCTTTGAGGAGTGCCAGTAACCAGACCAAAGACCTTCTCACCCATTTATCGGATGCAATCTCCCAAGTCGTGAAATGGGTCATCCAATTTGCGCCGCTCGGCATCATGGGACTTGTTTTTAATTCCATTACTACAAACGGACTCTCTTCCCTGCTCGATTACGGGAAGCTGCTTCTGATCCTAATCGGATGTATGTTGTTTATGGCGTTAGTTGTCAATCCGTTGATTGTTTACGCTAATATTCGCCGGAACCCTTATCCGCTTGTTTTCCTTTGTCTGAAGGAAAGCGGCATTACGGCCTTTTTCACCCGCAGCTCAGCGGCGAATATTCCGATCAACATGAGACTTTGCGAAAAATTGAAGCTGGATTCGGACACCTATGCGGTTTCCATTCCTCTAGGCGCTACGATTAATATGGCTGGCGCAGCGGTCACAATTTCAGTGCTGACTCTTGCCGCTGTCCATACCCTTGGCATTGAAGTCGATTTTGGCACGGCACTGCTTCTTTCCGTCATATCCGCTATATCTGCGGCAGGCGCCTCAGGCGTTGCGGGCGGGTCGCTCTTGCTCATTCCGCTGGCATGCAGCGTATTCGGCATTCCGAATGAGATCGCGATCCAGGTGGTCGGCGTAGGCTTCATCATCGGTGTTCTGCAGGATTCGTTTGAAACGGCGCTCAACTCCTCCTCGGACGTGCTGTTCACAGCGACAGCTGAGTATGCGAAGGATCGTAAGGCGGGCGGAGATATTGCTTTTGAGGCATAG
- a CDS encoding putative transcriptional regulator (manually curated), whose protein sequence is MNNTIRERREGLGFSQGKLADLCDVSRQTINAIENNKYDPSLQLAFDIARNLGVTVDELFLSERK, encoded by the coding sequence ATGAATAATACAATAAGGGAACGCCGTGAAGGCTTAGGCTTCTCGCAAGGAAAACTAGCCGATCTTTGCGATGTTAGCCGGCAAACAATTAATGCAATTGAGAACAACAAATACGATCCTAGTTTGCAGTTAGCCTTTGATATTGCGAGAAATTTAGGAGTTACTGTTGATGAACTATTCCTGTCGGAAAGGAAATGA
- a CDS encoding Carotenoid cleavage dioxygenase — MTNPAALLFTDLDQELQEEPLQVIGVFPDWLQGTLFRNGPAKFGSGHLFDGLAMIHKFSINHGHVIYSNRFLRTPAYEQVMNGKETFGFGTKSDNGEQGHNTNVNIVRMDHHFAALTESPDIIEFDPYSLDTMGLLPYGDRFPGHYSTAHPHYDYKQKSLFNFTVEFGPVSKYHLYAKPDGQSKRSLIASIETQSPAYMHSFAITENYVVLVEFPLIFNPLELMQSEKAIADCMHWTPGKGTRFLVVGKHSGKLERVVDCDSFFSFHHINAFEKQGDIFIDACAMKQTNMGGLGSADSAGFSAENQPEMLRFKLTAARTSAEVQKLSKEWMEFPRIYYSGYNTAEYQYAYGTSTNQAKPEAVENQLIKVDTRTGSTKVWYREGHYPGEPVFTPAPHGKDEDDGIILSVVLDGHAGKSYLLALDAKTFEELATATVPHPIPFGFHGLYTDELFQTEG; from the coding sequence ATGACGAATCCAGCCGCTCTGCTTTTTACCGATCTAGACCAAGAGCTTCAAGAGGAACCGCTTCAGGTAATAGGCGTTTTTCCAGACTGGTTGCAGGGAACTTTATTCCGTAATGGCCCGGCCAAATTTGGAAGCGGTCATCTATTCGACGGTCTGGCGATGATTCACAAGTTTTCGATCAATCACGGCCACGTTATTTATTCCAATCGCTTCCTGCGCACGCCGGCTTACGAGCAGGTGATGAACGGGAAAGAAACGTTCGGTTTTGGCACCAAATCCGACAATGGTGAACAGGGCCACAATACCAATGTGAACATCGTGCGGATGGACCATCATTTTGCCGCGCTTACCGAGTCTCCGGATATCATCGAATTCGATCCGTATTCGCTGGATACGATGGGGCTGCTCCCATACGGCGATCGTTTTCCCGGACATTATTCAACAGCGCATCCGCATTACGATTACAAACAGAAGAGCTTGTTCAACTTCACTGTGGAATTCGGACCGGTGTCGAAATACCATCTGTATGCCAAGCCGGACGGCCAAAGCAAGCGCAGCCTGATTGCCAGCATCGAAACGCAGTCTCCCGCTTATATGCATAGCTTCGCGATTACGGAGAATTATGTGGTACTTGTGGAGTTCCCACTCATTTTCAACCCTCTGGAGCTGATGCAGAGTGAAAAGGCCATCGCGGATTGCATGCATTGGACGCCGGGCAAAGGAACGAGGTTTCTGGTCGTCGGCAAGCATAGCGGCAAGCTGGAGCGGGTTGTCGACTGCGATTCGTTTTTCTCCTTCCATCATATTAACGCTTTCGAAAAACAAGGAGATATTTTTATCGACGCCTGCGCGATGAAACAGACGAACATGGGCGGATTAGGCAGTGCAGATAGCGCCGGGTTCAGTGCCGAGAATCAGCCGGAGATGCTGCGTTTTAAACTGACGGCAGCCCGAACCTCCGCCGAGGTTCAGAAGCTGTCGAAGGAATGGATGGAATTCCCGAGAATTTACTACTCCGGGTACAATACCGCCGAGTACCAATACGCTTATGGAACAAGTACCAATCAGGCGAAACCCGAGGCTGTGGAAAATCAACTGATCAAGGTGGATACTCGGACCGGATCGACGAAGGTCTGGTACCGGGAAGGGCATTATCCCGGAGAGCCTGTATTTACACCGGCCCCGCATGGGAAGGATGAGGATGACGGAATTATTTTATCCGTGGTGCTGGATGGGCATGCCGGAAAGTCCTACTTGCTGGCGCTTGATGCCAAAACGTTCGAAGAACTAGCGACCGCAACCGTCCCGCATCCGATTCCTTTCGGTTTTCACGGACTGTACACCGACGAGTTATTCCAAACTGAGGGTTGA
- a CDS encoding transcriptional regulator, TetR family → MSDKTIHSTLQLLLDTAKEMILERGCRATTLQDIADRSGLTKGAIYHYVKSKDELFALILKTGMQNTDQLFWESTVQSHTGVEGPLFALSGRLSRLSNAGNVSNQIVIYLLSQKDKAAVASILKDYYETSIEMSKKWIEVGQERGGVSTDLDAKKIARMLTLIKYGLHVENIITSGENVMEDRDIFEFMRNVIGKQSG, encoded by the coding sequence ATGTCAGACAAAACAATACATTCCACCTTGCAACTGCTGCTTGATACAGCCAAGGAAATGATCCTGGAACGGGGCTGCCGCGCCACGACGTTGCAAGATATTGCAGACCGTTCCGGTCTTACAAAAGGCGCGATTTACCATTACGTGAAGAGCAAAGACGAGCTGTTCGCACTTATTTTAAAAACAGGCATGCAAAATACGGATCAGCTGTTCTGGGAGTCCACAGTGCAGTCCCACACCGGAGTTGAAGGCCCGCTATTCGCTTTGTCTGGGCGGCTGTCCCGGCTGTCTAATGCGGGTAACGTTTCAAATCAAATCGTCATTTATTTGCTCAGCCAGAAGGATAAAGCCGCTGTGGCAAGCATTCTGAAAGATTATTATGAGACTTCGATTGAAATGTCCAAAAAGTGGATCGAAGTCGGTCAGGAGCGGGGCGGCGTCTCAACGGATCTGGATGCCAAAAAAATAGCCCGCATGTTAACTTTGATCAAGTACGGCCTGCATGTGGAGAACATCATTACTTCCGGTGAAAATGTGATGGAGGACCGGGATATTTTTGAATTTATGCGAAACGTGATAGGAAAACAAAGCGGATGA
- a CDS encoding 3',5'-cyclic AMP phosphodiesterase CpdA: MTNSLKFREDGTFKIVQFTDLHWQNGNEEDGLTGALMEQVLDAEKPDFVAFTGDIIYGLGCDDPLKALRQAVEPVVSRGIPWAGVLGNHDAERNTKATREEVLQGLMAIPGSLTGHTPGITGYGNYELAVQGRDGSVASVLYFLDTGEYSPISSVVSGYSWLRHDQIDWYRKTSRRYTESNDGNPLPSLAFFHIPLPEHDEVWQRGGCRGQRHEDVCCGKVNSGFFASMAEMGDVMGVFTGHDHVNDYAGTLFGITLSYGRATGYHTYGKEGFPRGARIINLTEGQRAYESWLRLDDGTVDRQELLEEKEGTLSEA, translated from the coding sequence ATGACTAACTCGCTTAAATTTCGCGAGGATGGAACGTTCAAGATCGTCCAGTTCACCGATTTGCATTGGCAGAACGGGAACGAAGAAGATGGGCTGACCGGAGCTCTGATGGAGCAGGTACTGGATGCGGAGAAGCCCGATTTTGTCGCATTTACGGGTGATATCATTTATGGGCTTGGCTGCGACGATCCTTTGAAAGCGCTTCGACAGGCGGTCGAGCCAGTCGTTTCCCGGGGTATCCCATGGGCGGGCGTACTGGGCAACCACGATGCCGAGAGGAATACAAAAGCCACTCGCGAAGAAGTGTTGCAGGGCCTGATGGCCATTCCAGGCAGCCTGACGGGGCATACGCCTGGTATTACCGGATATGGCAACTATGAGCTTGCGGTGCAGGGCCGTGACGGCAGTGTTGCCAGCGTGCTCTATTTCCTCGATACCGGCGAGTACTCGCCTATAAGCTCGGTTGTGTCGGGCTATAGCTGGCTGCGCCACGATCAGATCGACTGGTATCGCAAAACGTCTCGCCGTTACACGGAGAGCAATGACGGCAATCCGCTTCCATCGCTGGCCTTTTTCCATATTCCACTTCCTGAGCACGATGAAGTATGGCAAAGGGGCGGCTGCCGCGGCCAACGGCACGAGGATGTATGCTGCGGCAAGGTCAATTCCGGCTTTTTCGCCTCTATGGCGGAGATGGGCGATGTGATGGGCGTGTTCACCGGACATGATCATGTCAACGATTACGCAGGCACGCTGTTTGGAATCACGCTCAGCTACGGGCGCGCCACCGGTTATCATACGTACGGTAAGGAAGGTTTCCCGCGTGGAGCGAGGATTATTAACTTGACGGAAGGCCAACGCGCATATGAGTCTTGGCTGCGTCTGGACGACGGCACTGTGGACCGCCAAGAGCTTTTGGAGGAAAAGGAAGGCACACTGTCGGAGGCTTAG
- a CDS encoding glutamate dehydrogenase (NADP+), whose product MSHSILMDSDVRDYIDSVYDTVVHRNPSEPEFHQAVQEFFESMEPVIAKHPEYRKHAILERLVEPERLISFRVPWVDDQGQVQVNRGFRVQFNSTLGPYKGGIRFHPTVSASIIKFLGFEQIFKNALTGQPIGGGKGGSDFDPKGKSDLEIMRFTQSFMTELHKYLGPDTDVPAGDIGVGAREIGYMFGQYKRIRGGNEPGVLTGKGVGYGGSLGRTEATGYGCIYFVQEMLASRGLDLSGRRIVVSGSGNVSIFAIQKAQELGGIVVACSDSAGYIYDPQGIQLDTVKQIKLVDGGRISDYINYHPGAVYRDGSTEIWTVPCEIALPCATQNELDEAAAQLLVANGLLAVGEGANMPCTLDAVHLLLSAGVLFGPAKAANAGGVAVSALEMAQNSMRLSWSFEEVDNKLKDIMANIYRSSLEAAEEYGFPGNLVAGANIAGFKKVANAMIAQGVV is encoded by the coding sequence GTGAGCCATTCCATCCTTATGGATTCAGATGTGCGGGATTACATTGATTCAGTCTACGATACGGTTGTTCACCGCAATCCGAGTGAGCCGGAATTCCATCAGGCCGTTCAGGAGTTTTTTGAAAGCATGGAGCCAGTCATTGCCAAGCACCCTGAATATCGCAAACATGCGATTCTGGAACGGCTTGTCGAGCCGGAACGGCTGATTTCTTTTCGCGTACCATGGGTGGATGATCAAGGGCAAGTTCAAGTGAATCGCGGCTTCCGCGTTCAGTTCAACAGCACTCTTGGTCCTTATAAGGGCGGCATCCGCTTCCATCCCACAGTGAGCGCAAGCATCATCAAGTTCCTCGGCTTCGAGCAAATATTTAAAAATGCTCTGACCGGCCAGCCAATTGGCGGCGGCAAGGGCGGCTCGGACTTTGATCCAAAGGGCAAGTCCGATCTGGAAATCATGCGTTTTACGCAAAGCTTCATGACCGAGCTGCATAAATATTTAGGTCCCGATACGGATGTACCCGCAGGTGACATCGGAGTCGGCGCACGGGAAATCGGTTATATGTTCGGACAATACAAGCGAATTCGCGGCGGCAATGAGCCAGGAGTGCTTACCGGCAAAGGCGTTGGGTACGGCGGCAGCCTCGGACGTACAGAAGCGACCGGTTACGGCTGCATTTATTTTGTGCAGGAAATGCTGGCTTCGCGCGGTCTGGACCTAAGCGGACGCCGGATCGTCGTGTCCGGCAGCGGCAACGTATCGATCTTCGCCATCCAAAAAGCGCAGGAGCTTGGTGGAATTGTCGTCGCCTGCAGCGATTCGGCGGGCTATATTTACGACCCGCAAGGAATACAGCTGGATACGGTCAAACAAATCAAACTGGTCGATGGCGGACGGATCAGCGATTACATCAATTATCATCCCGGAGCGGTTTACCGTGACGGCAGCACCGAAATTTGGACCGTCCCTTGCGAAATCGCGCTGCCATGCGCTACGCAAAACGAGCTGGATGAAGCTGCGGCGCAACTGCTCGTAGCAAACGGCTTGCTGGCTGTCGGCGAGGGAGCCAATATGCCGTGCACGCTGGATGCCGTTCATCTGCTGCTGAGCGCAGGCGTGCTGTTCGGTCCGGCCAAAGCGGCCAATGCCGGCGGAGTTGCCGTCTCCGCGCTCGAGATGGCTCAGAACAGCATGCGTCTGTCCTGGAGCTTCGAGGAAGTAGACAACAAGCTGAAAGATATTATGGCGAATATTTACCGCAGCAGCCTGGAAGCTGCCGAAGAGTACGGTTTCCCTGGCAATCTCGTAGCCGGTGCCAACATCGCTGGCTTCAAAAAAGTAGCAAACGCCATGATTGCTCAAGGTGTTGTATAA
- a CDS encoding diaminopimelate dehydrogenase, producing the protein MSAKVRIGIVGYGNLGKGVHKAIQQNPDMELVAVFTRREPETMKSASGEVLFETISRTEVYLDRIDVMILCGGSATDLPEQTPVMASMFSTVDSFDTHAKIPEFYEQVDAAAKNGGHISVISTGWDPGLFSLNRLLAESILPEGTTNTFWGKGVSQGHSDAIRRVAGVKAGVQYTVPVEAVIDQIRGGETPELSTRDKHLRQCFVVAEEGADQQAIRETIVSMPNYFSDYDTTVEFISEEELARDHSGMPHGGFVIRSGETGDGTRQLVEFSLKLDSNPEFTASVLVAYARSAYRLKQQGQSGARTVFDIPFGLLSPKSPEELRKELL; encoded by the coding sequence ATGAGCGCAAAAGTAAGAATTGGCATTGTAGGATACGGAAACCTAGGTAAAGGAGTCCACAAAGCGATCCAGCAAAACCCCGATATGGAGCTCGTTGCCGTCTTTACCCGGCGTGAGCCTGAGACGATGAAGTCCGCCTCCGGCGAGGTGCTGTTCGAAACAATCTCCCGCACGGAAGTGTATCTGGACCGCATCGATGTCATGATTCTCTGTGGCGGCTCGGCAACGGATCTGCCGGAGCAGACGCCTGTTATGGCGTCGATGTTCAGTACGGTGGACAGCTTTGACACCCATGCTAAAATTCCTGAGTTCTACGAGCAGGTGGATGCTGCGGCTAAAAACGGAGGCCATATCAGCGTCATCTCGACCGGCTGGGACCCTGGTCTGTTCTCTCTGAACCGCCTGCTGGCTGAGTCCATTCTGCCGGAAGGAACGACTAATACGTTCTGGGGCAAAGGTGTTAGCCAGGGCCACTCCGATGCAATCCGCCGCGTGGCGGGCGTGAAAGCTGGCGTACAGTACACGGTTCCTGTTGAGGCTGTAATTGACCAAATCCGTGGCGGAGAGACGCCAGAGCTGTCCACGCGCGACAAGCATTTACGTCAATGCTTCGTAGTAGCTGAAGAAGGCGCAGATCAGCAAGCCATCCGGGAAACAATCGTCTCCATGCCGAACTATTTCTCCGATTACGACACTACGGTGGAGTTCATCTCCGAAGAGGAACTGGCTCGCGATCATAGCGGCATGCCGCATGGCGGCTTTGTCATCCGCAGCGGTGAAACCGGCGACGGCACGCGCCAGCTGGTTGAATTCAGCCTCAAGCTCGACAGCAATCCTGAATTCACAGCGAGCGTTCTAGTTGCATACGCTCGGTCGGCGTACCGTCTCAAGCAGCAAGGACAAAGCGGCGCCCGTACCGTATTTGATATTCCATTCGGTCTGCTCTCTCCGAAATCGCCTGAAGAGCTGCGCAAAGAACTGCTGTAA